The Planococcus liqunii genome includes a region encoding these proteins:
- the queG gene encoding tRNA epoxyqueuosine(34) reductase QueG: MNLDQFQKDLVAYASEIGIDKIGFASAEPFYNLRHRLIRQQQLNYQSGFEEPDIDKRTRPALLLDEAVSIIAIAIAYPSKMKDAPQGVRGARRGIFSRSSWGKDYHAALRERLTLLEAFIAAHYPDARMRSMVDTGELSDRAVAERAGIGWSAKNTSIITPEFGSYVYLGEMITNIPFRFDEAMEDQCGDCRLCIDVCPTGAIVEGGQLNAQRCISFLTQTKGFLPDEFRTVIGNRLYGCDTCQTVCPKNKRKANGIHPEFEPDPEIAKPLLEPLLTISNREFKSKFGYVSGSWRGKKPIQRNAILALAHFKEESAVPALIELLMKDDRPVIRGTAAWALGKIGTEEGLQALKQAQHTEQDEEALAEIQKGLAFFAEELKG, translated from the coding sequence ATGAATCTGGATCAATTCCAAAAAGACCTTGTTGCGTATGCCTCGGAAATCGGAATTGATAAAATCGGTTTTGCTTCGGCTGAACCTTTTTATAACCTGCGGCACCGGCTGATCCGCCAGCAGCAATTAAACTACCAATCCGGCTTTGAAGAGCCGGATATCGATAAGCGGACGCGCCCCGCTCTTTTGCTGGATGAAGCAGTAAGCATCATCGCCATTGCCATCGCTTACCCTTCCAAAATGAAAGATGCGCCTCAAGGAGTGAGAGGCGCACGACGCGGCATCTTTTCGCGCTCTTCGTGGGGGAAAGATTACCATGCCGCGCTTCGTGAGCGCTTGACGCTCTTAGAAGCGTTCATCGCTGCCCATTATCCGGACGCCCGCATGCGTTCCATGGTCGACACAGGCGAGCTGTCCGACCGGGCAGTGGCGGAACGGGCCGGAATCGGCTGGAGTGCAAAGAATACATCGATTATCACGCCGGAGTTTGGTTCGTATGTCTATCTGGGCGAAATGATCACCAATATTCCGTTCCGCTTTGATGAAGCAATGGAAGACCAGTGCGGGGACTGCCGTTTGTGCATCGACGTATGCCCGACTGGTGCAATAGTAGAAGGCGGCCAATTGAATGCCCAGCGCTGCATTTCTTTCCTGACGCAGACAAAAGGCTTTCTGCCGGATGAGTTCCGGACGGTGATCGGCAACCGGCTTTATGGCTGTGACACATGCCAGACGGTCTGTCCGAAAAACAAACGCAAAGCCAATGGGATCCATCCGGAATTCGAGCCGGATCCCGAAATTGCAAAACCGCTTTTGGAACCGCTGTTGACGATTTCCAACCGGGAATTCAAGAGCAAGTTCGGTTACGTCTCGGGTTCCTGGAGAGGCAAAAAGCCGATTCAGCGAAATGCCATTTTGGCGTTGGCCCATTTTAAAGAAGAAAGTGCCGTACCGGCATTGATTGAGCTGTTGATGAAAGACGACCGGCCGGTCATCCGGGGGACAGCGGCTTGGGCCCTAGGCAAAATCGGCACAGAAGAAGGGCTGCAAGCGCTCAAACAGGCGCAGCACACTGAGCAGGATGAAGAAGCATTAGCAGAAATTCAAAAAGGATTGGCATTTTTCGCCGAAGAATTGAAAGGATAA
- the trmL gene encoding tRNA (uridine(34)/cytosine(34)/5-carboxymethylaminomethyluridine(34)-2'-O)-methyltransferase TrmL: MAIHIVLYQPLIPANTGNIARSCAGTGVKLHLIRPLGFSTDDKMLKRAGLDYWEHVDLSYYDSLQELFDRYKEGEFYYITKFGTKTYSTFDFSDREKDHFFVFGQETKGLPKELIEQNLDHCLRIPMNEHIRSLNLSNTAAILMYEALRQQDFPDLT, from the coding sequence TTGGCTATACACATTGTTTTGTACCAACCGCTGATTCCAGCGAATACCGGGAATATTGCACGTTCATGTGCAGGGACGGGAGTGAAGCTCCATTTGATCCGTCCGCTTGGCTTTTCAACAGACGACAAAATGTTGAAGCGTGCCGGACTGGATTACTGGGAGCATGTCGACTTGAGCTATTACGACTCTTTGCAGGAATTGTTCGACCGGTACAAAGAAGGCGAGTTCTATTACATCACGAAATTTGGCACAAAAACCTATTCGACTTTCGATTTCTCGGACCGGGAAAAAGACCATTTCTTCGTTTTCGGACAGGAAACGAAAGGATTGCCGAAAGAATTGATTGAACAAAACCTGGACCATTGCCTGCGCATTCCGATGAATGAGCATATCCGTTCATTGAATCTGTCTAATACGGCAGCCATTCTGATGTACGAGGCATTGCGCCAACAGGATTTCCCGGATTTAACTTAA
- a CDS encoding NCS2 family permease encodes MFQLKENGTTVKTEILAGMTTFLTMAYVVIVNPVILSAAGVPFDQVFMATIIAAAIGTLWMALFANYPIAIAPGMGLNAYFTSLVLGSNGAIDYVTAFSAVFIAGLIFVLLSLTRLRKILIQAIPENLKHAITAGIGLFIAFIGLRLSNLIVANEANLVGLGDLTSPPVVLTLVGLVVTLIFMSLKIHGGIFYGMIVTGMIALVTGQLKFEGALLQLPSLPEGILVWNPVEAVQLVIEYGLYGVVFSFLLVTLFDTTGTMVGVAKQAGLMKNNDMPRMRQALLADSFAATAGAMVGTSPTTAYVESTAGVAAGGRTGLTSLTVAILFIIAAFFGPFVSALSNVAAITAPALIIVGSLMIGSVKQIEWEKFDEAFPAFLVVLMMPLTSSIATGIALGFITYPLMKIFIGKAKTVHPILYVFAVLFTIQIIIAPH; translated from the coding sequence ATGTTTCAGTTAAAAGAAAACGGTACTACTGTAAAAACAGAAATTCTTGCCGGCATGACGACTTTTTTGACGATGGCTTATGTCGTAATTGTCAATCCCGTCATCTTAAGTGCAGCTGGCGTTCCTTTTGACCAAGTCTTTATGGCCACCATCATCGCTGCTGCGATCGGCACCTTATGGATGGCGCTGTTCGCCAATTACCCGATTGCCATCGCACCCGGTATGGGATTGAATGCCTATTTCACTTCATTGGTCCTCGGATCCAACGGAGCCATTGATTACGTCACTGCTTTTTCAGCCGTGTTTATCGCCGGCTTGATTTTTGTCCTTTTGTCTTTGACGCGCCTGCGCAAAATTTTAATCCAGGCGATTCCGGAAAACTTAAAGCACGCCATTACTGCCGGCATTGGCTTGTTTATCGCCTTTATCGGCCTTCGGCTCAGTAATTTAATTGTAGCCAATGAAGCCAATTTGGTTGGCCTTGGCGACTTAACTTCGCCGCCGGTCGTACTGACTCTGGTGGGTTTGGTGGTCACGTTGATTTTTATGTCTTTGAAAATCCACGGCGGCATTTTCTACGGCATGATCGTAACCGGCATGATTGCGCTCGTTACAGGCCAACTGAAATTCGAAGGGGCACTGCTCCAGCTGCCTTCTCTGCCTGAAGGCATTCTCGTCTGGAATCCGGTTGAAGCAGTTCAGTTGGTCATTGAATATGGATTATACGGTGTGGTCTTCTCTTTCCTGCTGGTTACGCTCTTTGATACGACCGGTACCATGGTCGGCGTTGCGAAACAAGCGGGTCTAATGAAAAACAATGATATGCCGCGCATGCGACAGGCCTTGCTCGCTGATTCTTTTGCAGCGACAGCCGGTGCAATGGTCGGAACCAGCCCAACGACTGCCTATGTAGAATCGACAGCGGGTGTAGCCGCTGGCGGGCGTACAGGTTTAACTTCGCTGACAGTTGCCATCCTGTTTATCATTGCCGCTTTTTTCGGACCTTTCGTTTCTGCCCTCTCCAATGTGGCAGCCATCACAGCTCCTGCACTGATCATTGTCGGCAGCCTGATGATCGGCTCTGTCAAACAGATTGAATGGGAGAAATTCGACGAAGCTTTCCCGGCATTCCTTGTCGTCTTGATGATGCCGCTGACTTCCAGCATCGCGACCGGCATCGCCCTTGGCTTTATCACATACCCATTAATGAAAATCTTTATCGGCAAAGCTAAAACGGTCCATCCGATTCTTTATGTATTTGCGGTCTTGTTCACCATCCAGATCATCATTGCGCCGCATTAA
- a CDS encoding aldo/keto reductase, giving the protein MDLTINSTKTLHNGVEMPRFGLGVYKMTDKEVAVEAMLAAIDAGYRAIDTAAVYQNENEVGEALRSSRVKREELFITSKVWNTDQGYDNTLRAFEASLERLGFDYLDLYLTHWAIPDTYEETYRAIQRLYDEKLVRSIGVSNHQQHHLEKILAKANTKPMVNQIELHPQLTQEPLREFCAENEIAVTSWSPLARGRLLEDPVLAKIGEAHGKSIAQVVIRWHLQSDLIVIPKSVTPSRIVENADVYDFALSAEEMKMIDELNQDWRAGTHPDQITV; this is encoded by the coding sequence ATGGATTTAACGATCAATTCAACAAAAACTTTACATAATGGCGTTGAAATGCCGCGCTTTGGCCTTGGGGTCTACAAGATGACCGACAAAGAAGTGGCTGTCGAAGCGATGCTTGCCGCTATCGATGCAGGCTACCGTGCCATTGATACAGCCGCGGTTTATCAAAATGAAAACGAAGTCGGCGAAGCCTTACGTTCTTCACGTGTGAAACGGGAAGAATTGTTCATCACTTCAAAAGTATGGAACACCGACCAAGGGTATGACAATACGCTGCGTGCTTTTGAAGCGTCTCTGGAGCGTCTCGGCTTTGATTACCTGGACCTGTATTTGACCCATTGGGCGATTCCAGATACGTATGAAGAAACATACCGGGCGATTCAACGCCTCTATGATGAAAAGCTGGTGCGTTCGATCGGTGTGTCCAATCACCAGCAGCACCATTTGGAAAAAATCCTGGCCAAAGCGAATACAAAGCCGATGGTCAACCAGATCGAACTGCATCCGCAGCTGACCCAGGAACCGCTGCGTGAATTCTGTGCAGAAAATGAGATTGCGGTCACATCCTGGTCGCCGCTTGCACGCGGCCGCCTGCTGGAAGACCCGGTCCTTGCAAAAATCGGCGAAGCGCATGGCAAGTCCATTGCTCAAGTGGTGATCCGCTGGCATCTGCAGAGCGATTTGATTGTCATTCCAAAATCGGTAACGCCGTCGCGCATTGTGGAAAATGCTGATGTCTACGACTTTGCTTTATCCGCTGAAGAAATGAAGATGATCGACGAATTGAATCAGGACTGGCGTGCTGGAACGCATCCGGACCAAATTACAGTATAA
- a CDS encoding DinB family protein: MSKKEFILDQLAVCRNTDSWFKPLSKALEGLTAEQASWKPNKDSHSIAQIANHLFFYNERWLQRFRGQIINDYPETNASTFTELNNVTEENWIALAQHLDQSLEKWQQAIGQATEEALHKNIPEFPEEAVWWEALSNLCTHNAYHIGQMIYIRKMQGSWIIAEDWY, from the coding sequence ATGAGCAAAAAAGAATTTATTCTAGATCAACTGGCAGTATGCCGCAATACAGATAGTTGGTTCAAACCTCTAAGTAAAGCGCTTGAAGGCCTGACTGCAGAACAGGCCAGCTGGAAGCCGAATAAGGATTCACATTCCATTGCTCAAATTGCAAACCATCTCTTCTTTTACAACGAGCGCTGGCTTCAGCGGTTCCGCGGACAAATCATCAATGATTATCCGGAAACCAATGCGTCCACATTTACAGAATTAAACAATGTTACAGAAGAAAATTGGATAGCGCTGGCCCAGCACCTGGATCAAAGCTTAGAGAAGTGGCAGCAAGCAATCGGACAAGCCACTGAAGAAGCACTTCATAAAAACATCCCGGAATTCCCTGAAGAAGCTGTCTGGTGGGAAGCGCTATCCAATCTTTGTACGCATAACGCCTATCATATTGGACAAATGATTTACATCCGCAAAATGCAGGGAAGCTGGATCATTGCAGAAGACTGGTATTGA
- a CDS encoding RluA family pseudouridine synthase — protein MTWSYEVQDDGMTVEELLRKEWGLGKKVVHEMRMAKSVKNDKFQEVIWKEPLAKGTVLHFDLPPAGSPYEPNHDIELPILFEDDHFIIARKPKGMATHPNEVGQNDTFINAILGHIIRSGGTYGEHVHRLDQGTSGLLMVAKHPVAKNVLDRMLEQKQLVRDYEAVVKGKVHNKSGTIDFPLGRDRHHATRRRVSPSGQSAVTHFKVLKQMEGKSLLHLTLETGRTHQIRAHLSHIGHPIIGDELYDGPLTQDGSYHLHAFRMSFIHPFTHEKIVVEDKDR, from the coding sequence ATGACCTGGAGTTATGAAGTACAGGACGACGGCATGACCGTTGAAGAACTGTTGAGAAAAGAATGGGGCCTTGGGAAAAAAGTGGTCCACGAAATGCGGATGGCGAAAAGCGTCAAGAACGACAAGTTTCAGGAAGTGATCTGGAAAGAGCCCTTGGCAAAAGGAACCGTGCTGCATTTCGACTTGCCGCCTGCCGGCTCGCCTTATGAACCGAATCACGACATTGAACTTCCGATTCTTTTTGAAGATGACCATTTTATCATCGCGCGGAAGCCGAAAGGCATGGCGACGCATCCGAATGAAGTCGGGCAGAATGATACATTCATTAATGCCATACTGGGCCATATCATCCGCAGCGGCGGAACTTACGGCGAACACGTACACCGCCTCGACCAAGGAACATCCGGCCTCTTGATGGTCGCCAAACACCCTGTTGCCAAAAATGTACTCGACCGCATGCTCGAGCAAAAGCAATTGGTTCGGGATTACGAGGCTGTTGTCAAAGGAAAAGTCCACAATAAATCCGGCACAATCGATTTTCCGCTCGGCCGCGACCGCCATCATGCGACGCGCCGACGCGTTTCCCCATCTGGCCAAAGCGCTGTCACCCATTTCAAAGTGCTGAAGCAAATGGAAGGCAAATCTTTGCTCCACTTGACTTTGGAAACCGGCCGGACACACCAGATCCGTGCCCACCTGTCCCATATCGGACATCCGATTATTGGAGATGAACTATACGACGGACCGCTGACCCAAGACGGGTCCTACCATCTCCACGCTTTCCGCATGTCGTTTATCCATCCGTTCACCCATGAAAAAATTGTGGTTGAAGATAAAGACCGTTAA
- a CDS encoding thioredoxin family protein: MKKMIIIGAAVVLIFGLIIFLTNQSNSSKLANNPYDTEDLNQATIDQLDDENYQNIVLPDELDKKIASGEPTTVYFFSPTCSHCQATTPVLMPVAEDMDVDVLQYNLLEYEQGWQQYFIEATPTLVHYENGEEVSRWVGEQPKENMEEFFNKVVLKK; encoded by the coding sequence ATGAAGAAAATGATTATTATTGGTGCAGCCGTTGTGTTGATTTTCGGTCTGATCATCTTTTTGACCAATCAGTCGAACAGCAGCAAGCTTGCCAATAACCCCTACGATACAGAAGATTTGAACCAGGCAACAATCGATCAGCTGGATGATGAGAATTACCAAAACATCGTTCTGCCGGATGAACTGGATAAAAAAATTGCAAGCGGCGAACCGACGACGGTTTATTTCTTCAGCCCGACTTGCTCGCATTGCCAGGCAACTACGCCTGTTTTGATGCCGGTTGCTGAAGATATGGATGTAGACGTTCTGCAATACAATCTGTTAGAGTATGAACAAGGATGGCAGCAATATTTCATCGAAGCGACACCGACACTAGTCCATTACGAGAATGGCGAAGAAGTCTCGCGCTGGGTTGGAGAACAACCGAAAGAAAACATGGAAGAATTCTTTAACAAAGTAGTCTTAAAAAAATAA
- a CDS encoding disulfide formation protein C — MSKRQENILLSMWGVALVATMGSLYFSEIRGYEPCVLCWVQRIFMYPLVIIIGIAYVQKNVKIALTTLVFSVIGGCISLYHYGIQKLDFLSDTAPACGRVPCTGEYINYLGFITIPFLALTAFILIAGMSIYLWKSLKEEK; from the coding sequence ATGTCGAAACGCCAAGAGAATATTTTGCTTTCCATGTGGGGAGTGGCACTTGTGGCCACTATGGGTTCACTGTATTTTTCTGAAATCCGGGGATATGAACCATGTGTGTTGTGTTGGGTCCAGCGGATCTTCATGTACCCGCTCGTCATTATCATCGGAATCGCCTATGTTCAGAAAAATGTTAAAATCGCACTTACCACACTGGTGTTCTCAGTGATTGGCGGATGCATCTCACTTTACCATTATGGAATCCAAAAACTGGACTTCCTGTCCGATACTGCTCCAGCATGCGGACGTGTGCCTTGCACAGGCGAGTACATCAATTATCTCGGATTCATCACCATTCCATTTTTAGCGCTGACTGCTTTTATTTTGATTGCAGGCATGAGCATCTACCTGTGGAAGTCTTTGAAGGAGGAAAAGTAA
- a CDS encoding carbon-nitrogen hydrolase family protein, with translation MPEQFDLSDFEKSMVIREMTYSDIDAILEMQRLCFPGMDPWKEEQLRSHLGVFPQGQLVAELDGKVIGSCSSLLINFDEYDDRHTWDDVTDGGYITNHNPDGYNMYGIEVMVHPDYRRMQVGQRLYEARKELARELNLKSIILGGRIPNYHKHADEMSPREYVDSVSRHKIYDPVLTFQLMNGFQLMRINPNYLQDDLASGKYATLMEWNNVDYKPISKRHFKTSLPVRICVVQYLMRAIESFDDLANQVEYFVDVASDAHSDFVVFPEIFTTQLMSFLNEPSPSQAVRKLTEYTPQYIELFTDLAVRYNVNIIGGSHFVKEEDDEIYNIAYLFRRDGSIDKQYKIHITPNERKWWGISAGDSVRVFDTDCGKIAIQICYDIEFPELARIATDMGANIIFSPFCTEDRQGYLRVRYCAQARAVENQIYTVISGTVGNLPQTENMDIQYAQSGIFAPSDFEFARDGIVGETNANLEMVLIGDVDLEILRRQRQNGTVKQLKDRRHDVYSINYKKD, from the coding sequence GTGCCAGAACAATTCGATTTATCCGATTTTGAAAAAAGCATGGTCATCCGTGAGATGACTTATTCTGATATTGATGCCATCCTGGAAATGCAGCGTCTGTGTTTTCCAGGGATGGATCCTTGGAAGGAAGAACAATTGCGCAGCCACTTGGGCGTTTTCCCGCAAGGCCAGCTCGTCGCTGAATTGGACGGAAAAGTCATCGGGTCGTGTTCGAGTTTATTGATCAACTTTGATGAGTATGATGACCGCCATACCTGGGACGATGTGACCGACGGCGGTTACATCACCAACCACAACCCCGACGGCTACAATATGTACGGGATTGAAGTAATGGTGCACCCGGATTATCGCCGGATGCAAGTAGGGCAGCGCCTGTATGAAGCCAGAAAAGAACTGGCTCGCGAATTGAACTTAAAATCGATCATTCTTGGGGGACGCATTCCGAACTACCATAAACATGCGGATGAAATGTCGCCAAGAGAATATGTGGATTCGGTATCGCGCCACAAAATTTACGATCCTGTTTTAACTTTCCAATTGATGAACGGCTTCCAATTAATGCGCATCAATCCGAATTACTTGCAGGATGATTTGGCATCCGGCAAGTATGCCACGTTAATGGAGTGGAACAATGTTGACTACAAACCGATTTCCAAACGGCATTTTAAAACAAGTTTGCCGGTTCGCATCTGTGTGGTCCAATATTTGATGCGTGCGATTGAATCGTTTGATGACCTCGCGAACCAAGTGGAATACTTTGTAGATGTTGCTTCGGATGCCCATTCTGATTTCGTGGTGTTCCCAGAAATTTTCACGACTCAGCTGATGTCATTCCTGAACGAACCATCACCGAGCCAAGCCGTCCGCAAGTTGACGGAATATACGCCGCAGTATATTGAATTGTTTACGGACCTAGCAGTACGCTACAATGTCAATATTATTGGCGGGTCGCATTTCGTAAAAGAAGAAGACGATGAAATTTACAACATTGCGTATTTGTTCCGCCGCGACGGTTCGATTGACAAGCAGTACAAAATCCACATCACGCCGAATGAACGGAAATGGTGGGGAATTTCAGCAGGGGATTCGGTCCGCGTATTTGATACGGATTGCGGGAAAATCGCGATCCAGATCTGTTACGATATCGAATTTCCGGAATTGGCGCGCATTGCGACCGATATGGGAGCGAACATCATTTTCTCCCCATTCTGTACAGAAGACCGCCAAGGCTATCTTCGTGTGCGTTACTGTGCACAGGCCCGCGCTGTGGAAAACCAGATTTACACCGTTATTTCCGGAACAGTCGGCAACTTGCCGCAAACGGAAAACATGGATATCCAATATGCCCAGTCCGGCATTTTTGCACCAAGCGATTTTGAATTTGCCCGTGATGGCATTGTAGGTGAAACCAATGCCAACCTGGAAATGGTGCTGATCGGGGATGTCGATCTTGAAATCCTTCGCCGCCAGCGCCAAAATGGTACGGTCAAGCAGCTGAAAGACCGCCGCCATGACGTTTACAGCATCAATTACAAAAAAGATTGA
- a CDS encoding phospho-sugar mutase translates to MTWKERIKRWLEHDNLDENTKQSLILLQEDEKLAEDAFYQDLVFGTGGMRGEIGPGTNRMNVYTVRKASQGIADYIKENGEQAMARGMVIAYDSRRMSPEFALEAARTFAANGIHTYLYSGPRTTPQLSFSVRYLNAFMGIVITASHNPPEYNGYKVYGEDGAQLNLEDADRVIDYVSRVEDELNIVNNQYEESLLVKIDEKMDQAYIANALTVQEQSASPISAVFTPLHGASGATVKRLLETAGYDGITYVKEQMEPDGEFPTVKSPNPEEASAFEMAQVYGKENGADLLIAVDPDGDRVGIAVWSGSHYELLSGNQTGAILIEYVLRQKQKKGTLPENGRIFKTIVTSEFGRVIADSYGVDCVDVLTGFKFIGEKLKENDVKKEFEFLFGYEESYGYLIRDFARDKDAVQAVLLLVEAAAYYKTQGQSLHDVLIDLYGRFGWYREALVSVTKKGVDGAREIQGLLAGMREEPLQAIAGIPVVSIEDYETQKRVFVDMNTDEKIELPQANVIKYFLKDGSWVCLRPSGTEPKVKYYFGVFADTEQESDEKLELIKESFLDEMNRR, encoded by the coding sequence ATGACATGGAAAGAACGTATCAAACGGTGGTTGGAACATGACAATCTCGATGAAAACACAAAACAGAGTTTGATTCTGCTTCAAGAAGATGAAAAGTTGGCGGAAGATGCATTTTATCAAGATTTGGTGTTTGGTACCGGCGGAATGCGCGGCGAAATTGGACCGGGCACAAACCGCATGAATGTCTACACAGTCCGAAAAGCTTCGCAAGGAATCGCCGATTACATCAAAGAAAACGGCGAACAGGCCATGGCGCGCGGAATGGTGATTGCCTATGACAGCCGGCGCATGTCCCCTGAGTTTGCGCTGGAAGCGGCCCGTACATTCGCTGCCAACGGCATCCACACGTATTTGTACAGCGGTCCTCGGACGACTCCGCAATTGTCGTTCAGTGTCCGGTATTTGAATGCCTTTATGGGGATTGTCATTACGGCAAGCCATAATCCGCCGGAATACAATGGCTATAAAGTCTACGGCGAAGACGGCGCCCAGCTGAATCTGGAAGATGCAGACCGGGTGATCGACTACGTCAGCCGGGTAGAAGATGAGCTGAATATCGTCAACAATCAGTACGAAGAAAGCTTGCTGGTCAAAATCGACGAGAAGATGGACCAGGCTTATATCGCGAACGCTTTGACGGTGCAGGAGCAATCGGCTTCACCAATTTCTGCTGTATTTACGCCGCTTCATGGCGCTTCAGGTGCTACTGTTAAACGGCTGCTGGAAACGGCAGGGTATGACGGCATCACTTACGTTAAAGAACAGATGGAACCGGATGGTGAGTTCCCGACCGTAAAATCGCCGAATCCGGAAGAAGCATCGGCTTTTGAAATGGCACAGGTTTACGGCAAGGAAAATGGTGCCGATCTGCTGATCGCAGTGGACCCGGACGGCGACCGTGTTGGAATTGCGGTTTGGAGCGGAAGCCATTATGAACTGCTGTCCGGCAACCAAACCGGCGCGATTCTGATTGAGTACGTGCTGCGCCAAAAGCAGAAAAAAGGGACGTTGCCTGAAAATGGCCGTATTTTCAAAACGATTGTAACTTCTGAGTTTGGCCGCGTGATTGCCGATTCGTACGGTGTCGACTGTGTCGATGTGCTGACCGGTTTTAAATTCATCGGCGAAAAATTGAAAGAAAACGATGTGAAGAAAGAATTCGAGTTTTTATTCGGCTATGAAGAAAGCTACGGCTACTTGATCCGTGATTTTGCACGGGACAAAGATGCCGTACAGGCCGTCTTGTTGCTTGTAGAAGCGGCTGCGTATTACAAAACGCAAGGCCAAAGCCTGCACGATGTACTTATCGATCTATACGGCCGTTTCGGCTGGTACCGGGAAGCGCTTGTTTCAGTGACGAAAAAAGGCGTAGATGGTGCGCGTGAAATCCAAGGATTGCTTGCGGGCATGCGTGAAGAGCCGCTCCAAGCGATTGCAGGCATCCCGGTCGTTTCCATCGAAGATTACGAAACGCAAAAACGGGTTTTTGTGGATATGAACACTGATGAAAAAATCGAATTGCCGCAAGCGAACGTCATCAAGTATTTCCTGAAAGACGGATCGTGGGTGTGCCTGCGCCCGAGCGGAACGGAGCCGAAAGTGAAATATTATTTCGGAGTCTTCGCCGATACGGAACAGGAAAGCGACGAGAAGCTGGAACTGATCAAAGAATCGTTCCTGGATGAAATGAACAGAAGATGA
- a CDS encoding GAF domain-containing sensor histidine kinase, giving the protein MVLDEHSNVILLKEIAELLNEETDMDRMLEGAIWKLLNGSNFETAWIFFIDEKGKHKLVAQANLPEALKANGCRHLQKGGCWCVKRYHDGDLKKASNIIACQRIENARTTKTKGSGGITHHATVPLQSGTEKFGLLNIAAPERTGFSADELALLESVAFQIGSAIKRIVLTKQEQELALVKERNRLARDLHDSVNQLLFSVTLTARGGSEMSAEPEVQETFRDIQHLTQEALNEMRALIWQLRPKGLESGLLEAIKGYAEMLGLTTEVKVTGVIQLPSRAEETLFRIAQEALNNIRKHAGVNKVELFMSVTSSDVLLVIKDEGRGFLLDERLYIPSIGIQSMRERAQAEGGTVDWSSEIGKGTEILVRIPY; this is encoded by the coding sequence ATGGTATTGGATGAACATTCCAATGTGATTTTATTGAAAGAAATTGCGGAATTGCTGAATGAGGAAACGGATATGGACCGGATGCTGGAAGGGGCCATCTGGAAATTATTGAATGGCTCCAATTTTGAAACCGCCTGGATTTTTTTCATCGACGAAAAAGGCAAACACAAATTGGTGGCCCAAGCGAATCTTCCTGAAGCCTTAAAAGCGAACGGCTGCCGGCATCTCCAAAAAGGCGGTTGCTGGTGCGTTAAACGATATCACGACGGCGATTTGAAAAAAGCTTCCAATATCATTGCCTGCCAGCGGATTGAAAATGCCCGAACCACAAAAACGAAGGGTTCCGGAGGCATCACCCATCATGCGACTGTGCCGCTGCAGTCGGGGACAGAGAAATTCGGCCTGCTGAACATTGCCGCCCCGGAGAGAACGGGATTTTCAGCAGATGAATTGGCGCTGCTCGAATCCGTGGCGTTTCAAATCGGTTCGGCAATCAAGCGCATCGTGCTGACGAAGCAGGAACAGGAATTGGCGCTGGTAAAAGAACGCAACCGGTTGGCGCGGGATTTGCATGATTCGGTCAATCAGCTGCTGTTTTCTGTTACGCTTACGGCAAGAGGCGGCAGTGAAATGTCTGCCGAGCCGGAAGTGCAGGAAACGTTCCGCGACATCCAGCATTTAACCCAGGAAGCGCTGAATGAAATGCGTGCGCTTATTTGGCAGCTGCGGCCAAAAGGGCTGGAGAGCGGATTGCTGGAAGCCATTAAAGGCTACGCCGAAATGCTCGGTTTGACGACAGAAGTGAAAGTGACAGGCGTCATTCAATTGCCTTCGCGCGCCGAAGAGACGCTGTTCCGCATTGCCCAGGAAGCCTTGAATAACATCCGGAAGCATGCAGGCGTCAACAAAGTCGAGTTGTTCATGTCGGTCACTTCTTCTGATGTGCTATTGGTGATTAAAGACGAAGGCCGGGGGTTTTTGCTGGATGAGCGGCTCTACATACCTTCCATCGGCATTCAAAGCATGCGGGAACGGGCGCAGGCCGAAGGCGGGACCGTCGACTGGTCGAGCGAAATTGGAAAAGGAACGGAAATTCTTGTTCGAATACCGTACTAG